One genomic window of Homo sapiens chromosome 5 genomic patch of type FIX, GRCh38.p14 PATCHES HG30_PATCH includes the following:
- the HNRNPH1 gene encoding heterogeneous nuclear ribonucleoprotein H isoform i (isoform i is encoded by transcript variant 28) yields MMLGTEGGEGFVVKVRGLPWSCSADEVQRFFSVFKSNNVEMDWVLKHTGPNSPDTANDGFVRLRGLPFGCSKEEIVQFFSGLEIVPNGITLPVDFQGRSTGEAFVQFASQEIAEKALKKHKERIGHRYIEIFKSSRAEVRTHYDPPRKLMAMQRPGPYDRPGAGRGYNSIGRGAGFERMRRGAYGGGYGGYDDYNGYNDGYGFGSDRFGRDLNYCFSGMSDHRYGDGGSTFQSTTGHCVHMRGLPYRATENDIYNFFSPLNPVRVHIEIGPDGRVTGEADVEFATHEDAVAAMSKDKANMQHRYVELFLNSTAGASGGAYEHRYVELFLNSTAGASGGAYGSQMMGGMGLSNQSSYGGPASQQLSGGYGGGYGGQSSMSGYDQVLQENSSDFQSNIA; encoded by the exons ATGATGTTGGGCACGGAAGGTGGAGAGGGATTCGTGGTGAAGGTCCGGGGCTTGCCCTGGTCTTGCTCGGCCGATGAAGTGCAGAGGTTTTTTTCTG TATTCAAGTCAAACAACGTTGAAATGGATTGGGTGTTGAAGCATACTGGTCCAAATAGTCCTGACACGGCCAATGATGGCTTTGTACGGCTTAGAGGACTTCCCTTTGGATGTAGCAAGGAAGAAATTGTTCAGTTCTTCTCAG GGTTGGAAATCGTGCCAAATGGGATAACATTGCCGGTGGACTTCCAGGGGAGGAGTACGGGGGAGGCCTTCGTGCAGTTTGCTTCACAGGAAATAGCTGAAAAGGCTCTAAAGAAACACAAGGAAAGAATAGGGCACAG GTATATTGAAATCTTTAAGAGCAGTAGAGCTGAAGTTAGAACTCATTATGATCCACCACGAAAGCTTATGGCCATGCAGCGGCCAGGTCCTTATGACAGACCTGGGGCTGGTAGAGGGTATAACAGCATTGGCAGAGGAGCTGGCTTTGAGAGGATGAGGCGTGGTGCTTATGGTGGAG GCTATGGAGGCTATGATGATTACAATGGCTATAATGATGGCTATGGATTTGGGTCAGATAGATTTGGAAGAG ACCTCAATTACTGTTTTTCAGGAATGTCTGATCACAGATACGGGGATGGTGGCTCTACTTTCCAGAGCACAACAGGACACTGTGTACACATGCGGGGATTACCTTACAGAGCTACTGAGAATGACATTTATAAT TTTTTTTCACCGCTCAACCCTGTGAGAGTACACATTGAAATTGGTCCTGATGGCAGAGTAACTGGTGAAGCAGATGTCGAGTTCGCAACTCATGAAGATGCTGTGGCAGCTATGTCAAAAGACAAAGCAAATATGC aaCACAGATATGTAGAACTCTTCTTGAATTCTACAGCAGGAGCAAGCGGTGGTGCTTACG AACACAGATATGTAGAACTCTTCTTGAATTCTACAGCAGGAGCAAGCGGTGGTGCTTATGGTAGCCAAATGATGGGAGGCATGGGCTTGT caaaccagtccaGCTACGGGGGCCCAGCCAGCCAGCAGCTGAGTGGGGGTTACGGAGGCGGCTACGGTGGCCAGAGCAGCATGAGTGGATACG ACCAAGTTTTACAGGAAAACTCCAGTGATTTTCAATCAAACATTGCATag
- the HNRNPH1 gene encoding heterogeneous nuclear ribonucleoprotein H isoform x (isoform x is encoded by transcript variant 50), with amino-acid sequence MMLGTEGGEGFVVKVRGLPWSCSADEVQRFFSDCKIQNGAQGIRFIYTREGRPSGEAFVELESEDEVKLALKKDRETMGHRYVEVFKSNNVEMDWVLKHTGPNSPDTANDGFVRLRGLPFGCSKEEIVQFFSGMSDHRYGDGGSTFQSTTGHCVHMRGLPYRATENDIYNFFSPLNPVRVHIEIGPDGRVTGEADVEFATHEDAVAAMSKDKANMQHRYVELFLNSTAGASGGAYEHRYVELFLNSTAGASGGAYGSQMMGGMGLSNQSSYGGPASQQLSGGYGGGYGGQSSMSGYDQVLQENSSDFQSNIA; translated from the exons ATGATGTTGGGCACGGAAGGTGGAGAGGGATTCGTGGTGAAGGTCCGGGGCTTGCCCTGGTCTTGCTCGGCCGATGAAGTGCAGAGGTTTTTTTCTG ACTGCAAAATTCAAAATGGGGCTCAAGGTATTCGTTTCATCTACACCAGAGAAGGCAGACCAAGTGGCGAGGCTTTTGTTGAACTTGAATCAGAAGATGAAGTCAAATTGGCCctgaaaaaagacagagaaactaTGGGACACAGATATGTTGAAG TATTCAAGTCAAACAACGTTGAAATGGATTGGGTGTTGAAGCATACTGGTCCAAATAGTCCTGACACGGCCAATGATGGCTTTGTACGGCTTAGAGGACTTCCCTTTGGATGTAGCAAGGAAGAAATTGTTCAGTTCTTCTCAG GAATGTCTGATCACAGATACGGGGATGGTGGCTCTACTTTCCAGAGCACAACAGGACACTGTGTACACATGCGGGGATTACCTTACAGAGCTACTGAGAATGACATTTATAAT TTTTTTTCACCGCTCAACCCTGTGAGAGTACACATTGAAATTGGTCCTGATGGCAGAGTAACTGGTGAAGCAGATGTCGAGTTCGCAACTCATGAAGATGCTGTGGCAGCTATGTCAAAAGACAAAGCAAATATGC aaCACAGATATGTAGAACTCTTCTTGAATTCTACAGCAGGAGCAAGCGGTGGTGCTTACG AACACAGATATGTAGAACTCTTCTTGAATTCTACAGCAGGAGCAAGCGGTGGTGCTTATGGTAGCCAAATGATGGGAGGCATGGGCTTGT caaaccagtccaGCTACGGGGGCCCAGCCAGCCAGCAGCTGAGTGGGGGTTACGGAGGCGGCTACGGTGGCCAGAGCAGCATGAGTGGATACG ACCAAGTTTTACAGGAAAACTCCAGTGATTTTCAATCAAACATTGCATag
- the HNRNPH1 gene encoding heterogeneous nuclear ribonucleoprotein H isoform g (isoform g is encoded by transcript variant 44), protein MMLGTEGGEGFVVKVRGLPWSCSADEVQRFFSDCKIQNGAQGIRFIYTREGRPSGEAFVELESEDEVKLALKKDRETMGHRYVEVFKSNNVEMDWVLKHTGPNSPDTANDGFVRLRGLPFGCSKEEIVQFFSGLEIVPNGITLPVDFQGRSTGEAFVQFASQEIAEKALKKHKERIGHRYIEIFKSSRAEVRTHYDPPRKLMAMQRPGPYDRPGAGRGYNSIGRGAGFERMRRGAYGGGYGGYDDYNGYNDGYGFGSDRFGRDLNYCFSGMSDHRYGDGGSTFQSTTGHCVHMRGLPYRATENDIYNFFSPLNPVRVHIEIGPDGRVTGEADVEFATHEDAVAAMSKDKANMQHRYVELFLNSTAGASGGAYEHRYVELFLNSTAGASGGAYANQSSYGGPASQQLSGGYGGGYGGQSSMSGYDQVLQENSSDFQSNIA, encoded by the exons ATGATGTTGGGCACGGAAGGTGGAGAGGGATTCGTGGTGAAGGTCCGGGGCTTGCCCTGGTCTTGCTCGGCCGATGAAGTGCAGAGGTTTTTTTCTG ACTGCAAAATTCAAAATGGGGCTCAAGGTATTCGTTTCATCTACACCAGAGAAGGCAGACCAAGTGGCGAGGCTTTTGTTGAACTTGAATCAGAAGATGAAGTCAAATTGGCCctgaaaaaagacagagaaactaTGGGACACAGATATGTTGAAG TATTCAAGTCAAACAACGTTGAAATGGATTGGGTGTTGAAGCATACTGGTCCAAATAGTCCTGACACGGCCAATGATGGCTTTGTACGGCTTAGAGGACTTCCCTTTGGATGTAGCAAGGAAGAAATTGTTCAGTTCTTCTCAG GGTTGGAAATCGTGCCAAATGGGATAACATTGCCGGTGGACTTCCAGGGGAGGAGTACGGGGGAGGCCTTCGTGCAGTTTGCTTCACAGGAAATAGCTGAAAAGGCTCTAAAGAAACACAAGGAAAGAATAGGGCACAG GTATATTGAAATCTTTAAGAGCAGTAGAGCTGAAGTTAGAACTCATTATGATCCACCACGAAAGCTTATGGCCATGCAGCGGCCAGGTCCTTATGACAGACCTGGGGCTGGTAGAGGGTATAACAGCATTGGCAGAGGAGCTGGCTTTGAGAGGATGAGGCGTGGTGCTTATGGTGGAG GCTATGGAGGCTATGATGATTACAATGGCTATAATGATGGCTATGGATTTGGGTCAGATAGATTTGGAAGAG ACCTCAATTACTGTTTTTCAGGAATGTCTGATCACAGATACGGGGATGGTGGCTCTACTTTCCAGAGCACAACAGGACACTGTGTACACATGCGGGGATTACCTTACAGAGCTACTGAGAATGACATTTATAAT TTTTTTTCACCGCTCAACCCTGTGAGAGTACACATTGAAATTGGTCCTGATGGCAGAGTAACTGGTGAAGCAGATGTCGAGTTCGCAACTCATGAAGATGCTGTGGCAGCTATGTCAAAAGACAAAGCAAATATGC aaCACAGATATGTAGAACTCTTCTTGAATTCTACAGCAGGAGCAAGCGGTGGTGCTTACG AACACAGATATGTAGAACTCTTCTTGAATTCTACAGCAGGAGCAAGCGGTGGTGCTTATG caaaccagtccaGCTACGGGGGCCCAGCCAGCCAGCAGCTGAGTGGGGGTTACGGAGGCGGCTACGGTGGCCAGAGCAGCATGAGTGGATACG ACCAAGTTTTACAGGAAAACTCCAGTGATTTTCAATCAAACATTGCATag
- the HNRNPH1 gene encoding heterogeneous nuclear ribonucleoprotein H isoform t (isoform t is encoded by transcript variant 26) — protein sequence MMLGTEGGEGFVVKVRGLPWSCSADEVQRFFSDCKIQNGAQGIRFIYTREGRPSGEAFVELESEDEVKLALKKDRETMGHRYVEVFKSNNVEMDWVLKHTGPNSPDTANDGFVRLRGLPFGCSKEEIVQFFSGLEIVPNGITLPVDFQGRSTGEAFVQFASQEIAEKALKKHKERIGHRYIEIFKSSRAEVRTHYDPPRKLMAMQRPGPYDRPGAGRGYNSIGRGAGFERMRRGAYGGGYGGYDDYNGYNDGYGFGSDRFGRDLNYCFSGMSDHRYGDGGSTFQSTTGHCVHMRGLPYRATENDIYNFFSPLNPVRVHIEIGPDGRVTGEADVEFATHEDAVAAMSKDKANMQHRYVELFLNSTAGASGGAYGSQMMGGMGLSNQSSYGGPASQQLSGGYGGGYGGQSSMSGYDQVLQENSSDFQSNIA from the exons ATGATGTTGGGCACGGAAGGTGGAGAGGGATTCGTGGTGAAGGTCCGGGGCTTGCCCTGGTCTTGCTCGGCCGATGAAGTGCAGAGGTTTTTTTCTG ACTGCAAAATTCAAAATGGGGCTCAAGGTATTCGTTTCATCTACACCAGAGAAGGCAGACCAAGTGGCGAGGCTTTTGTTGAACTTGAATCAGAAGATGAAGTCAAATTGGCCctgaaaaaagacagagaaactaTGGGACACAGATATGTTGAAG TATTCAAGTCAAACAACGTTGAAATGGATTGGGTGTTGAAGCATACTGGTCCAAATAGTCCTGACACGGCCAATGATGGCTTTGTACGGCTTAGAGGACTTCCCTTTGGATGTAGCAAGGAAGAAATTGTTCAGTTCTTCTCAG GGTTGGAAATCGTGCCAAATGGGATAACATTGCCGGTGGACTTCCAGGGGAGGAGTACGGGGGAGGCCTTCGTGCAGTTTGCTTCACAGGAAATAGCTGAAAAGGCTCTAAAGAAACACAAGGAAAGAATAGGGCACAG GTATATTGAAATCTTTAAGAGCAGTAGAGCTGAAGTTAGAACTCATTATGATCCACCACGAAAGCTTATGGCCATGCAGCGGCCAGGTCCTTATGACAGACCTGGGGCTGGTAGAGGGTATAACAGCATTGGCAGAGGAGCTGGCTTTGAGAGGATGAGGCGTGGTGCTTATGGTGGAG GCTATGGAGGCTATGATGATTACAATGGCTATAATGATGGCTATGGATTTGGGTCAGATAGATTTGGAAGAG ACCTCAATTACTGTTTTTCAGGAATGTCTGATCACAGATACGGGGATGGTGGCTCTACTTTCCAGAGCACAACAGGACACTGTGTACACATGCGGGGATTACCTTACAGAGCTACTGAGAATGACATTTATAAT TTTTTTTCACCGCTCAACCCTGTGAGAGTACACATTGAAATTGGTCCTGATGGCAGAGTAACTGGTGAAGCAGATGTCGAGTTCGCAACTCATGAAGATGCTGTGGCAGCTATGTCAAAAGACAAAGCAAATATGC AACACAGATATGTAGAACTCTTCTTGAATTCTACAGCAGGAGCAAGCGGTGGTGCTTATGGTAGCCAAATGATGGGAGGCATGGGCTTGT caaaccagtccaGCTACGGGGGCCCAGCCAGCCAGCAGCTGAGTGGGGGTTACGGAGGCGGCTACGGTGGCCAGAGCAGCATGAGTGGATACG ACCAAGTTTTACAGGAAAACTCCAGTGATTTTCAATCAAACATTGCATag
- the HNRNPH1 gene encoding heterogeneous nuclear ribonucleoprotein H isoform v (isoform v is encoded by transcript variant 48) gives MMLGTEGGEGFVVKVRGLPWSCSADEVQRFFSDCKIQNGAQGIRFIYTREGRPSGEAFVELESEDEVKLALKKDRETMGHRYVEVFKSNNVEMDWVLKHTGPNSPDTANDGFVRLRGLPFGCSKEEIVQFFSGYGGYDDYNGYNDGYGFGSDRFGRDLNYCFSGMSDHRYGDGGSTFQSTTGHCVHMRGLPYRATENDIYNFFSPLNPVRVHIEIGPDGRVTGEADVEFATHEDAVAAMSKDKANMQHRYVELFLNSTAGASGGAYEHRYVELFLNSTAGASGGAYGSQMMGGMGLSNQSSYGGPASQQLSGGYGGGYGGQSSMSGYDQVLQENSSDFQSNIA, from the exons ATGATGTTGGGCACGGAAGGTGGAGAGGGATTCGTGGTGAAGGTCCGGGGCTTGCCCTGGTCTTGCTCGGCCGATGAAGTGCAGAGGTTTTTTTCTG ACTGCAAAATTCAAAATGGGGCTCAAGGTATTCGTTTCATCTACACCAGAGAAGGCAGACCAAGTGGCGAGGCTTTTGTTGAACTTGAATCAGAAGATGAAGTCAAATTGGCCctgaaaaaagacagagaaactaTGGGACACAGATATGTTGAAG TATTCAAGTCAAACAACGTTGAAATGGATTGGGTGTTGAAGCATACTGGTCCAAATAGTCCTGACACGGCCAATGATGGCTTTGTACGGCTTAGAGGACTTCCCTTTGGATGTAGCAAGGAAGAAATTGTTCAGTTCTTCTCAG GCTATGGAGGCTATGATGATTACAATGGCTATAATGATGGCTATGGATTTGGGTCAGATAGATTTGGAAGAG ACCTCAATTACTGTTTTTCAGGAATGTCTGATCACAGATACGGGGATGGTGGCTCTACTTTCCAGAGCACAACAGGACACTGTGTACACATGCGGGGATTACCTTACAGAGCTACTGAGAATGACATTTATAAT TTTTTTTCACCGCTCAACCCTGTGAGAGTACACATTGAAATTGGTCCTGATGGCAGAGTAACTGGTGAAGCAGATGTCGAGTTCGCAACTCATGAAGATGCTGTGGCAGCTATGTCAAAAGACAAAGCAAATATGC aaCACAGATATGTAGAACTCTTCTTGAATTCTACAGCAGGAGCAAGCGGTGGTGCTTACG AACACAGATATGTAGAACTCTTCTTGAATTCTACAGCAGGAGCAAGCGGTGGTGCTTATGGTAGCCAAATGATGGGAGGCATGGGCTTGT caaaccagtccaGCTACGGGGGCCCAGCCAGCCAGCAGCTGAGTGGGGGTTACGGAGGCGGCTACGGTGGCCAGAGCAGCATGAGTGGATACG ACCAAGTTTTACAGGAAAACTCCAGTGATTTTCAATCAAACATTGCATag
- the HNRNPH1 gene encoding heterogeneous nuclear ribonucleoprotein H isoform b (isoform b is encoded by transcript variant 3) — MMLGTEGGEGFVVKVRGLPWSCSADEVQRFFSDCKIQNGAQGIRFIYTREGRPSGEAFVELESEDEVKLALKKDRETMGHRYVEVFKSNNVEMDWVLKHTGPNSPDTANDGFVRLRGLPFGCSKEEIVQFFSGLEIVPNGITLPVDFQGRSTGEAFVQFASQEIAEKALKKHKERIGHRYIEIFKSSRAEVRTHYDPPRKLMAMQRPGPYDRPGAGRGYNSIGRGAGFERMRRGAYGGGYGGYDDYNGYNDGYGFGSDRFGRDLNYCFSGMSDHRYGDGGSTFQSTTGHCVHMRGLPYRATENDIYNFFSPLNPVRVHIEIGPDGRVTGEADVEFATHEDAVAAMSKDKANMQHRYVELFLNSTAGASGGAYGSQMLGGMGLSNQSSYGGPASQQLSGGYGGGYGGQSSMSGYDQVLQENSSDFQSNIA, encoded by the exons ATGATGTTGGGCACGGAAGGTGGAGAGGGATTCGTGGTGAAGGTCCGGGGCTTGCCCTGGTCTTGCTCGGCCGATGAAGTGCAGAGGTTTTTTTCTG ACTGCAAAATTCAAAATGGGGCTCAAGGTATTCGTTTCATCTACACCAGAGAAGGCAGACCAAGTGGCGAGGCTTTTGTTGAACTTGAATCAGAAGATGAAGTCAAATTGGCCctgaaaaaagacagagaaactaTGGGACACAGATATGTTGAAG TATTCAAGTCAAACAACGTTGAAATGGATTGGGTGTTGAAGCATACTGGTCCAAATAGTCCTGACACGGCCAATGATGGCTTTGTACGGCTTAGAGGACTTCCCTTTGGATGTAGCAAGGAAGAAATTGTTCAGTTCTTCTCAG GGTTGGAAATCGTGCCAAATGGGATAACATTGCCGGTGGACTTCCAGGGGAGGAGTACGGGGGAGGCCTTCGTGCAGTTTGCTTCACAGGAAATAGCTGAAAAGGCTCTAAAGAAACACAAGGAAAGAATAGGGCACAG GTATATTGAAATCTTTAAGAGCAGTAGAGCTGAAGTTAGAACTCATTATGATCCACCACGAAAGCTTATGGCCATGCAGCGGCCAGGTCCTTATGACAGACCTGGGGCTGGTAGAGGGTATAACAGCATTGGCAGAGGAGCTGGCTTTGAGAGGATGAGGCGTGGTGCTTATGGTGGAG GCTATGGAGGCTATGATGATTACAATGGCTATAATGATGGCTATGGATTTGGGTCAGATAGATTTGGAAGAG ACCTCAATTACTGTTTTTCAGGAATGTCTGATCACAGATACGGGGATGGTGGCTCTACTTTCCAGAGCACAACAGGACACTGTGTACACATGCGGGGATTACCTTACAGAGCTACTGAGAATGACATTTATAAT TTTTTTTCACCGCTCAACCCTGTGAGAGTACACATTGAAATTGGTCCTGATGGCAGAGTAACTGGTGAAGCAGATGTCGAGTTCGCAACTCATGAAGATGCTGTGGCAGCTATGTCAAAAGACAAAGCAAATATGC aaCACAGATATGTAGAACTCTTCTTGAATTCTACAGCAGGAGCAAGCGGTGGTGCTTACGGTAGCCAAATGCTAGGAGGCATGGGTTTGT caaaccagtccaGCTACGGGGGCCCAGCCAGCCAGCAGCTGAGTGGGGGTTACGGAGGCGGCTACGGTGGCCAGAGCAGCATGAGTGGATACG ACCAAGTTTTACAGGAAAACTCCAGTGATTTTCAATCAAACATTGCATag
- the HNRNPH1 gene encoding heterogeneous nuclear ribonucleoprotein H isoform s (isoform s is encoded by transcript variant 45), whose amino-acid sequence MMLGTEGGEGFVVKVRGLPWSCSADEVQRFFSDCKIQNGAQGIRFIYTREGRPSGEAFVELESEDEVKLALKKDRETMGHRYVEVFKSNNVEMDWVLKHTGPNSPDTANDGFVRLRGLPFGCSKEEIVQFFSGLEIVPNGITLPVDFQGRSTGEAFVQFASQEIAEKALKKHKERIGHRYIEIFKSSRAEVRTHYDPPRKLMAMQRPGPYDRPGAGRGYNSIGRGAGFERMRRGAYGGGYGGYDDYNGYNDGYGFGSDRFGRGMSDHRYGDGGSTFQSTTGHCVHMRGLPYRATENDIYNFFSPLNPVRVHIEIGPDGRVTGEADVEFATHEDAVAAMSKDKANMQHRYVELFLNSTAGASGEHRYVELFLNSTAGASGGAYGSQMMGGMGLSNQSSYGGPASQQLSGGYGGGYGGQSSMSGYDQVLQENSSDFQSNIA is encoded by the exons ATGATGTTGGGCACGGAAGGTGGAGAGGGATTCGTGGTGAAGGTCCGGGGCTTGCCCTGGTCTTGCTCGGCCGATGAAGTGCAGAGGTTTTTTTCTG ACTGCAAAATTCAAAATGGGGCTCAAGGTATTCGTTTCATCTACACCAGAGAAGGCAGACCAAGTGGCGAGGCTTTTGTTGAACTTGAATCAGAAGATGAAGTCAAATTGGCCctgaaaaaagacagagaaactaTGGGACACAGATATGTTGAAG TATTCAAGTCAAACAACGTTGAAATGGATTGGGTGTTGAAGCATACTGGTCCAAATAGTCCTGACACGGCCAATGATGGCTTTGTACGGCTTAGAGGACTTCCCTTTGGATGTAGCAAGGAAGAAATTGTTCAGTTCTTCTCAG GGTTGGAAATCGTGCCAAATGGGATAACATTGCCGGTGGACTTCCAGGGGAGGAGTACGGGGGAGGCCTTCGTGCAGTTTGCTTCACAGGAAATAGCTGAAAAGGCTCTAAAGAAACACAAGGAAAGAATAGGGCACAG GTATATTGAAATCTTTAAGAGCAGTAGAGCTGAAGTTAGAACTCATTATGATCCACCACGAAAGCTTATGGCCATGCAGCGGCCAGGTCCTTATGACAGACCTGGGGCTGGTAGAGGGTATAACAGCATTGGCAGAGGAGCTGGCTTTGAGAGGATGAGGCGTGGTGCTTATGGTGGAG GCTATGGAGGCTATGATGATTACAATGGCTATAATGATGGCTATGGATTTGGGTCAGATAGATTTGGAAGAG GAATGTCTGATCACAGATACGGGGATGGTGGCTCTACTTTCCAGAGCACAACAGGACACTGTGTACACATGCGGGGATTACCTTACAGAGCTACTGAGAATGACATTTATAAT TTTTTTTCACCGCTCAACCCTGTGAGAGTACACATTGAAATTGGTCCTGATGGCAGAGTAACTGGTGAAGCAGATGTCGAGTTCGCAACTCATGAAGATGCTGTGGCAGCTATGTCAAAAGACAAAGCAAATATGC aaCACAGATATGTAGAACTCTTCTTGAATTCTACAGCAGGAGCAAGCGGTG AACACAGATATGTAGAACTCTTCTTGAATTCTACAGCAGGAGCAAGCGGTGGTGCTTATGGTAGCCAAATGATGGGAGGCATGGGCTTGT caaaccagtccaGCTACGGGGGCCCAGCCAGCCAGCAGCTGAGTGGGGGTTACGGAGGCGGCTACGGTGGCCAGAGCAGCATGAGTGGATACG ACCAAGTTTTACAGGAAAACTCCAGTGATTTTCAATCAAACATTGCATag
- the HNRNPH1 gene encoding heterogeneous nuclear ribonucleoprotein H isoform h (isoform h is encoded by transcript variant 27) has product MMLGTEGGEGFVVKVRGLPWSCSADEVQRFFSDCKIQNGAQGIRFIYTREGRPSGEAFVELESEDEVKLALKKDRETMGHRYVEVFKSNNVEMDWVLKHTGPNSPDTANDGFVRLRGLPFGCSKEEIVQFFSGLEIVPNGITLPVDFQGRSTGEAFVQFASQEIAEKALKKHKERIGHRYIEIFKSSRAEVRTHYDPPRKLMAMQRPGPYDRPGAGRGYNSIGRGAGFERMRRGAYGGGYGGYDDYNGYNDGYGFGSDRFGRGMSDHRYGDGGSTFQSTTGHCVHMRGLPYRATENDIYNFFSPLNPVRVHIEIGPDGRVTGEADVEFATHEDAVAAMSKDKANMQHRYVELFLNSTAGASGGAYGSQMLGGMGLSNQSSYGGPASQQLSGGYGGGYGGQSSMSGYDQVLQENSSDFQSNIA; this is encoded by the exons ATGATGTTGGGCACGGAAGGTGGAGAGGGATTCGTGGTGAAGGTCCGGGGCTTGCCCTGGTCTTGCTCGGCCGATGAAGTGCAGAGGTTTTTTTCTG ACTGCAAAATTCAAAATGGGGCTCAAGGTATTCGTTTCATCTACACCAGAGAAGGCAGACCAAGTGGCGAGGCTTTTGTTGAACTTGAATCAGAAGATGAAGTCAAATTGGCCctgaaaaaagacagagaaactaTGGGACACAGATATGTTGAAG TATTCAAGTCAAACAACGTTGAAATGGATTGGGTGTTGAAGCATACTGGTCCAAATAGTCCTGACACGGCCAATGATGGCTTTGTACGGCTTAGAGGACTTCCCTTTGGATGTAGCAAGGAAGAAATTGTTCAGTTCTTCTCAG GGTTGGAAATCGTGCCAAATGGGATAACATTGCCGGTGGACTTCCAGGGGAGGAGTACGGGGGAGGCCTTCGTGCAGTTTGCTTCACAGGAAATAGCTGAAAAGGCTCTAAAGAAACACAAGGAAAGAATAGGGCACAG GTATATTGAAATCTTTAAGAGCAGTAGAGCTGAAGTTAGAACTCATTATGATCCACCACGAAAGCTTATGGCCATGCAGCGGCCAGGTCCTTATGACAGACCTGGGGCTGGTAGAGGGTATAACAGCATTGGCAGAGGAGCTGGCTTTGAGAGGATGAGGCGTGGTGCTTATGGTGGAG GCTATGGAGGCTATGATGATTACAATGGCTATAATGATGGCTATGGATTTGGGTCAGATAGATTTGGAAGAG GAATGTCTGATCACAGATACGGGGATGGTGGCTCTACTTTCCAGAGCACAACAGGACACTGTGTACACATGCGGGGATTACCTTACAGAGCTACTGAGAATGACATTTATAAT TTTTTTTCACCGCTCAACCCTGTGAGAGTACACATTGAAATTGGTCCTGATGGCAGAGTAACTGGTGAAGCAGATGTCGAGTTCGCAACTCATGAAGATGCTGTGGCAGCTATGTCAAAAGACAAAGCAAATATGC aaCACAGATATGTAGAACTCTTCTTGAATTCTACAGCAGGAGCAAGCGGTGGTGCTTACGGTAGCCAAATGCTAGGAGGCATGGGTTTGT caaaccagtccaGCTACGGGGGCCCAGCCAGCCAGCAGCTGAGTGGGGGTTACGGAGGCGGCTACGGTGGCCAGAGCAGCATGAGTGGATACG ACCAAGTTTTACAGGAAAACTCCAGTGATTTTCAATCAAACATTGCATag